A single genomic interval of Littorina saxatilis isolate snail1 linkage group LG17, US_GU_Lsax_2.0, whole genome shotgun sequence harbors:
- the LOC138952029 gene encoding short transient receptor potential channel 7-like isoform X1, with protein MLFSVDQSAAPNSARTPEELAFLHAVEFSDIATARRLMAEDPMLNVDVIDNLGRTALRLAVRNENRELIEMLLEHCNSQNIQQAVLQAISEDHTSIAELMLKHPCFIEICRKRKRLGDTDGFFKTEVESQFSTDMTPLNLAAQKNNYAIVQLLLQRGETIQNPHKFSCGCMECRNRTKFDQLRMANFRLNAYRGLASEAYISLSSEDPFLTGFHLAKELRRLSDDEKHFKKQYQDLAIQVSNYMVKLLDRVWTQQELNYILNKKGQPDMERYENLARLKLALENKERKFVAHPSVQQHLVKIWHSDLNNLETHGWHVRLPMLAFLSVIYPFIVLAYFVKPKSKWTSMAKQPMVKFLGHTVSFLIFLLLLIISSIESGKRVSNKITLGTRYDHIATHYKAYRQELGRGEVPYGEDFPLRPHDPTITEYLITIWVAGMLIQEAQQIFKSGAKAHFNDLYNAVDFCLLVGYIGALVLSFWTMHLSKGAIQELEGKNVTMMLADRKQTDLHIYWLNTDRMHWEKLDPINLAESLFAMANIVSFSRIVNVMPANEALGPMQISLGRMVGDFVKFFVFTALAVGAFIVSLRNLYWWYSNKADPTDPTREDASTSFSDFLSTFRTVFWWIYGRGAWEHALDVPAKYAKTDVADVTMEVGMILAGLYHLTIIIVLVNLLIAMMARSFEKIVDDVDVEWKFARSVLYMEYIGEGVVPPVPFNVFTPFRDVISAVAKRLRECCRDVDEEVMPRPAVSNLRRPALIDLSAFTDSPKIGMALNGKSHSAHTLRSTMTANSSEEKPTYMDIAQTIVQRYIFDIQREEENSTDNLEEARQNLFNTKWDLLEIMDKRDNTVCHLTACLKASKAELSLLDQLPNLGTDVVKRRRWSGSSLGKVVEEEDAETDGTGYPKTRVIISGSKI; from the exons ATGTTGTTTTCCGTGGATCAGTCCGCGGCCCCTAACTCTGCACGAACTCCGGAAGAGTTAGCGTTCTTGCACGCGGTGGAATTCAGTGACATTGCGACTGCCAGACGACTGATGGCGGAAGACCCCATGTTGAACGTTGACGTCATTGATAACCTCGGGAGAACTGCCCTGCGTTTGGCTGTGAGGAACGAAAACAGAGAG CTGATAGAAATGCTGCTGGAGCACTGCAACAGCCAGAACATCCAGCAAGCAGTTCTTCAAGCCATCAGCGAGGATCATACCTCCATAGCCGAGCTCATGCTCAAGCATCCGTGCTTCATCGAGATCTGCCGGAAGCGGAAGCGTCTCGGCGACACAGACGGCTTCTTCAAAACGGAAGTGGAGTCTCAGTTTTCCACAGACATGACCCCGCTCAACCTGGCGGCGCAGAAAAACAACTACGCTATTGTTCAGCTCCTGCTGCAGCGAGGGGAGACCATTCAAAAT CCGCACAAGTTCAGCTGTGGCTGCATGGAGTGTCGGAACCGGACGAAGTTTGACCAGCTGCGCATGGCCAACTTCCGGTTGAACGCGTACCGAGGCCTGGCGAGCGAGGCCTACATCTCCCTGTCCAGCGAAGACCCTTTCCTCACGGGGTTCCACCTGGCCAAGGAGCTGAGAAGACTGTCCGATGATGAGAAGCATTTCAAG AAGCAATATCAGGACCTGGCCATACAGGTAAGTAACTACATGGTCAAGCTGCTGGACAGGGTATGGACACAGCAAGAACTCAACTACATCCTCAACAAGAAGGGACAGCCAGATATGGAAAGATACGAAAACCTCGCTCGACTAAAATTGGCGCTGGAAAACAAAGAGAGGAag TTTGTTGCTCACCCCAGCGTTCAGCAGCATCTGGTGAAGATTTGGCACAGTGACCTCAATAACCTTGAGACACACGGATGGCACGTGCGGTTGCCTATGCTGGCTTTCCTCTCTGTCATCTATCCCTTCATTGTGTTGGCTTACTTTGTTAAACCCAAAAGCAAG TGGACGTCTATGGCCAAGCAGCCGATGGTCAAGTTCCTCGGACACACGGTGTCCTTTCTCATCTTCCTGCTTCTTCTCATCATCTCCAGCATAGAGTCTGGCAAGCGAGTGTCCAACAAGATCACTCTCGGGACGCGCTACGATCACATTGCTACTCACTACAAAGCCTACAG ACAAGAGCTGGGACGCGGGGAGGTTCCGTACGGCGAGGACTTCCCTCTGAGACCTCACGACCCCACGATCACAGAATACCTCATCACCATCTGGGTAGCAG GTATGCTGATCCAAGAGGCGCAGCAGATCTTCAAGAGCGGAGCCAAGGCACACTTCAACGATCTCTACAACGCCGTGGATTTCTGTCTGCTTGTGGGATACATCGGGGCGCTCGTCCTTTCCTTCTGGACCATGCACTTG TCAAAAGGGGCCATCCAGGAACTGGAGGGCAAGAATGTGACCATGATGCTGGCAGACAGAAAACAGACTGACCTCCATATTTACTGGCTCAACACTG ACAGAATGCACTGGGAGAAGCTGGACCCTATCAACCtggccgagagtctcttcgCCATGGCCAACATTGTCAGCTTCTCTCGCATCGTCAACGTCATGCCTGCCAACGAGGCCCTGGGACCCATGCAGATCTCTCTTGGCAGGATGGTCGGG GACTTTGTCAAGTTCTTCGTGTTCACAGCACTCGCTGTAGGGGCTTTCATCGTCAGTCTACGGAACCTGTACTGGTGGTACAGCAACAAAGCTGACCCCACGGACCCAACCCGCGAAGATGCTTCCACGAGCTTCTCAGA TTTCTTGTCGACGTTCCGCACGGTGTTCTGGTGGATCTACGGACGCGGGGCGTGGGAGCACGCGTTGGACGTGCCGGCCAAGTACGCGAAGACGGACGTGGCTGACGTCACCATGGAGGTGGGCATGATCCTCGCCGGCCTCTACCAcctcaccatcatcatcgtccTCGTCAACCTCCTCATCGCCATGATGGCCCGGTCCTTCGAGAAGATCGTG GACGACGTGGATGTCGAGTGGAAGTTCGCTCGCAGCGTTCTCTACATGGAGTACATCGGAGAGGGCGTTGTGCCCCCTGTGCCCTTCAACGTCTTCACGCCCTTTCGTGACGTCATCTCCGCCGTTGCCAAGCGACTGCGCGAGTGCTGTCGGGATGTGGACGAAGAGGTCATGCCTCGACCCGCAGTCAGCAACTTGCGACGTCCTGCCCTTATTGATTTGTCGGCTTTCACCGATTCACCCAAG ATCGGAATGGCACTGAACGGTAAAAGCCACAGCGCTCACACTCTACGCAGTACGATGACTGCAAATTCCAGTGAGGAGAAACCTACCTACATG GACATCGCGCAGACGATCGTTCAGCGTTACATTTTTGACAttcagagagaggaagaaaacaGCACTG ATAATTTGGAAGAGGCTCGCCAAAATCTGTTCAACACAAAATGGGATCTGTTGGAAATTATGGACAAGAGAGACAACACCGTCTGTCATCTGACAGCTTGTCTGAAGGCTTCCAAAGCAGAGCTGTCTCTCTTGGACCAGCTCCCAAACCTGGGTACTGACGTTGTCAAGCGACGGCGATGGAGTGGTAGCAGTCTGGGTAAGGTCGTTGAGGAAGAGGACGCAGAAACGGACGGAACGGGATACCCAAAAACTAGGGTCATCATTTCTGGATCGAAGATTTAA
- the LOC138952029 gene encoding short transient receptor potential channel 7-like isoform X2, which yields MLFSVDQSAAPNSARTPEELAFLHAVEFSDIATARRLMAEDPMLNVDVIDNLGRTALRLAVRNENRELIEMLLEHCNSQNIQQAVLQAISEDHTSIAELMLKHPCFIEICRKRKRLGDTDGFFKTEVESQFSTDMTPLNLAAQKNNYAIVQLLLQRGETIQNPHKFSCGCMECRNRTKFDQLRMANFRLNAYRGLASEAYISLSSEDPFLTGFHLAKELRRLSDDEKHFKKQYQDLAIQVSNYMVKLLDRVWTQQELNYILNKKGQPDMERYENLARLKLALENKERKFVAHPSVQQHLVKIWHSDLNNLETHGWHVRLPMLAFLSVIYPFIVLAYFVKPKSKWTSMAKQPMVKFLGHTVSFLIFLLLLIISSIESGKRVSNKITLGTRYDHIATHYKAYRQELGRGEVPYGEDFPLRPHDPTITEYLITIWVAGMLIQEAQQIFKSGAKAHFNDLYNAVDFCLLVGYIGALVLSFWTMHLSKGAIQELEGKNVTMMLADRKQTDLHIYWLNTDRMHWEKLDPINLAESLFAMANIVSFSRIVNVMPANEALGPMQISLGRMVGDFVKFFVFTALAVGAFIVSLRNLYWWYSNKADPTDPTREDASTSFSDFLSTFRTVFWWIYGRGAWEHALDVPAKYAKTDVADVTMEVGMILAGLYHLTIIIVLVNLLIAMMARSFEKIVDDVDVEWKFARSVLYMEYIGEGVVPPVPFNVFTPFRDVISAVAKRLRECCRDVDEEVMPRPAVSNLRRPALIDLSAFTDSPKIGMALNGKSHSAHTLRSTMTANSSEEKPTYMDIAQTIVQRYIFDIQREEENSTDNLEEARQNLFNTKWDLLEIMDKRDNTVCHLTACLKASKAELSLLDQLPNLGTDVVKRRRWSGSSLGLSRIRSVWSVGKKI from the exons ATGTTGTTTTCCGTGGATCAGTCCGCGGCCCCTAACTCTGCACGAACTCCGGAAGAGTTAGCGTTCTTGCACGCGGTGGAATTCAGTGACATTGCGACTGCCAGACGACTGATGGCGGAAGACCCCATGTTGAACGTTGACGTCATTGATAACCTCGGGAGAACTGCCCTGCGTTTGGCTGTGAGGAACGAAAACAGAGAG CTGATAGAAATGCTGCTGGAGCACTGCAACAGCCAGAACATCCAGCAAGCAGTTCTTCAAGCCATCAGCGAGGATCATACCTCCATAGCCGAGCTCATGCTCAAGCATCCGTGCTTCATCGAGATCTGCCGGAAGCGGAAGCGTCTCGGCGACACAGACGGCTTCTTCAAAACGGAAGTGGAGTCTCAGTTTTCCACAGACATGACCCCGCTCAACCTGGCGGCGCAGAAAAACAACTACGCTATTGTTCAGCTCCTGCTGCAGCGAGGGGAGACCATTCAAAAT CCGCACAAGTTCAGCTGTGGCTGCATGGAGTGTCGGAACCGGACGAAGTTTGACCAGCTGCGCATGGCCAACTTCCGGTTGAACGCGTACCGAGGCCTGGCGAGCGAGGCCTACATCTCCCTGTCCAGCGAAGACCCTTTCCTCACGGGGTTCCACCTGGCCAAGGAGCTGAGAAGACTGTCCGATGATGAGAAGCATTTCAAG AAGCAATATCAGGACCTGGCCATACAGGTAAGTAACTACATGGTCAAGCTGCTGGACAGGGTATGGACACAGCAAGAACTCAACTACATCCTCAACAAGAAGGGACAGCCAGATATGGAAAGATACGAAAACCTCGCTCGACTAAAATTGGCGCTGGAAAACAAAGAGAGGAag TTTGTTGCTCACCCCAGCGTTCAGCAGCATCTGGTGAAGATTTGGCACAGTGACCTCAATAACCTTGAGACACACGGATGGCACGTGCGGTTGCCTATGCTGGCTTTCCTCTCTGTCATCTATCCCTTCATTGTGTTGGCTTACTTTGTTAAACCCAAAAGCAAG TGGACGTCTATGGCCAAGCAGCCGATGGTCAAGTTCCTCGGACACACGGTGTCCTTTCTCATCTTCCTGCTTCTTCTCATCATCTCCAGCATAGAGTCTGGCAAGCGAGTGTCCAACAAGATCACTCTCGGGACGCGCTACGATCACATTGCTACTCACTACAAAGCCTACAG ACAAGAGCTGGGACGCGGGGAGGTTCCGTACGGCGAGGACTTCCCTCTGAGACCTCACGACCCCACGATCACAGAATACCTCATCACCATCTGGGTAGCAG GTATGCTGATCCAAGAGGCGCAGCAGATCTTCAAGAGCGGAGCCAAGGCACACTTCAACGATCTCTACAACGCCGTGGATTTCTGTCTGCTTGTGGGATACATCGGGGCGCTCGTCCTTTCCTTCTGGACCATGCACTTG TCAAAAGGGGCCATCCAGGAACTGGAGGGCAAGAATGTGACCATGATGCTGGCAGACAGAAAACAGACTGACCTCCATATTTACTGGCTCAACACTG ACAGAATGCACTGGGAGAAGCTGGACCCTATCAACCtggccgagagtctcttcgCCATGGCCAACATTGTCAGCTTCTCTCGCATCGTCAACGTCATGCCTGCCAACGAGGCCCTGGGACCCATGCAGATCTCTCTTGGCAGGATGGTCGGG GACTTTGTCAAGTTCTTCGTGTTCACAGCACTCGCTGTAGGGGCTTTCATCGTCAGTCTACGGAACCTGTACTGGTGGTACAGCAACAAAGCTGACCCCACGGACCCAACCCGCGAAGATGCTTCCACGAGCTTCTCAGA TTTCTTGTCGACGTTCCGCACGGTGTTCTGGTGGATCTACGGACGCGGGGCGTGGGAGCACGCGTTGGACGTGCCGGCCAAGTACGCGAAGACGGACGTGGCTGACGTCACCATGGAGGTGGGCATGATCCTCGCCGGCCTCTACCAcctcaccatcatcatcgtccTCGTCAACCTCCTCATCGCCATGATGGCCCGGTCCTTCGAGAAGATCGTG GACGACGTGGATGTCGAGTGGAAGTTCGCTCGCAGCGTTCTCTACATGGAGTACATCGGAGAGGGCGTTGTGCCCCCTGTGCCCTTCAACGTCTTCACGCCCTTTCGTGACGTCATCTCCGCCGTTGCCAAGCGACTGCGCGAGTGCTGTCGGGATGTGGACGAAGAGGTCATGCCTCGACCCGCAGTCAGCAACTTGCGACGTCCTGCCCTTATTGATTTGTCGGCTTTCACCGATTCACCCAAG ATCGGAATGGCACTGAACGGTAAAAGCCACAGCGCTCACACTCTACGCAGTACGATGACTGCAAATTCCAGTGAGGAGAAACCTACCTACATG GACATCGCGCAGACGATCGTTCAGCGTTACATTTTTGACAttcagagagaggaagaaaacaGCACTG ATAATTTGGAAGAGGCTCGCCAAAATCTGTTCAACACAAAATGGGATCTGTTGGAAATTATGGACAAGAGAGACAACACCGTCTGTCATCTGACAGCTTGTCTGAAGGCTTCCAAAGCAGAGCTGTCTCTCTTGGACCAGCTCCCAAACCTGGGTACTGACGTTGTCAAGCGACGGCGATGGAGTGGTAGCAGTCTGG